From Rhodamnia argentea isolate NSW1041297 chromosome 10, ASM2092103v1, whole genome shotgun sequence, a single genomic window includes:
- the LOC115753889 gene encoding low affinity inorganic phosphate transporter 4-like, with the protein MASKLAVIQALDNTRTQWYHFTAIVIAGMGFFTDAYDLFCISTVSKLLGRIYYADLNDNAPGKLPHRINNAVTGVALIGTLLGQLFFGYLGDKLGRKKVYGITLLLMAFCAICSGLSFGSTSKSVIGTLCFFRFWLGFGIGGDYPLSATIMSEYANKKTRGSFIAAVFAMQGVGIIFAGLVSMTLSWLFLILYPGDPLDKAPYFVAQPEADYLWRIVLMIGALPALLTFYWRMKMPETGRYTALVEGNAKKAAIDMGRVLEMELEEEQEKVSQFRTANEYKLFSSAFWEKHGWHLIGTMSTWFLLDIAFYSQNLTQKDILPAMGLIPKATQMGAVREVFMTSKGMFKIALLGTFPGYWFTVFFIERLGRFKIQLVGFFMMSVFMLAIGIKYRDLKDPAKHEAWLFAILYGLTFFFANFGPNSTTFVLPAELFPTRVRSTCHAMSAAAGKAGALVGAFGVQTYTLDQTTPKIRGAMMFMAFTNMLGFCCTFLVTETKGRSLEEISGEDDGQDHTEEGSEYK; encoded by the coding sequence ATGGCGAGCAAGCTCGCGGTGATCCAGGCTCTCGACAACACTCGCACACAATGGTATCACTTCACGGCGATTGTCATCGCCGGCATGGGGTTTTTCACTGATGCGTACGACCTCTTTTGCATCTCCACCGTTTCGAAGCTCTTAGGTCGTATCTATTATGCCGATCTCAACGACAATGCACCAGGTAAGCTCCCCCACAGGATCAACAACGCCGTCACCGGTGTGGCCCTGATCGGAACCCTACTGGGCCAGCTTTTCTTCGGGTACCTTGGCGACAAGCTTGGCCGGAAGAAGGTGTACGGTATAACCCTACTCCTCATGGCGTTCTGTGCCATCTGCTCCGGCCTCTCCTTCGGGTCCACGAGCAAGTCCGTGATCGGGACCCTCTGCTTTTTCCGGTTCTGGCTTGGCTTCGGCATCGGTGGTGACTACCCTCTGTCAGCGACCATCATGTCAGAGTACGCGAATAAGAAGACGCGTGGCTCTTTCATCGCAGCGGTCTTCGCCATGCAAGGCGTGGGGATCATCTTTGCCGGCCTCGTCTCCATGACCCTGTCGTGGCTCTTCCTCATCTTGTACCCGGGCGATCCGCTCGACAAGGCGCCGTATTTCGTCGCTCAGCCGGAGGCAGATTACCTGTGGCGGATCGTGCTCATGATCGGCGCCTTGCCTGCTCTTCTCACTTTCTACTGGCGGATGAAGATGCCCGAGACGGGACGCTACACGGCCCTCGTCGAGGGGAACGCGAAGAAGGCCGCGATAGACATGGGCCGAGTCCTTGAAATGGAACTTGAAGAGGAGCAAGAGAAGGTGTCGCAATTCAGGACGGCTAACGAGTACAAACTGTTCTCGAGTGCCTTTTGGGAGAAGCACGGTTGGCACCTAATAGGCACAATGAGCACTTGGTTCTTACTAGACATCGCCTTCTACAGCCAAAACTTGACCCAAAAGGACATTCTCCCGGCAATGGGTCTCATACCGAAGGCCACTCAAATGGGTGCTGTTCGTGAAGTCTTCATGACCTCGAAAGGCATGTTTAAGATCGCGCTGCTCGGCACATTCCCCGGTTACTGGTTCACTGTATTTTTCATAGAGAGATTGGGGCGGTTCAAGATCCAGCTCGTCGGCTTCTTCATGATGTCCGTCTTCATGCTTGCCATCGGGATCAAATACAGAGACCTCAAGGACCCGGCCAAGCACGAGGCATGGCTGTTCGCAATCTTGTACGGGCTGACCTTCTTCTTCGCCAACTTCGGCCCAAACAGCACGACCTTCGTCCTGCCCGCGGAGCTCTTCCCCACCCGGGTGAGGTCCACGTGCCACGCCATGAGCGCAGCAGCTGGGAAGGCGGGGGCTCTGGTCGGCGCCTTCGGGGTCCAGACGTACACTCTGGACCAGACGACGCCCAAGATCCGCGGGGCGATGATGTTCATGGCGTTCACGAACATGCTAGGGTTTTGCTGCACGTTCTTGGTGACGGAGACCAAAGGGCGGTCCTTGGAGGAGATATCGGGCGAAGACGACGGGCAGGACCATACTGAGGAGGGGAGTGAATACAAATAA
- the LOC115753892 gene encoding transcription factor SPEECHLESS produces the protein MPPSQSFSSFPSHPFPTLSYLIFPQPDPLSKSQQTTFSSETSKTSKWFSLLTSTERDRERESGIMLCGSMFFEDQEFADPTFGGRAGDDLFSILESLDAEFPLAAITPLPPPLPALDEMAVFGSKECDEASSPKNKRQKVTNGSGSCSDYYKNQQDGQQQNRMCHIAVERNRRKQMNEHLSVLRSLMPCFYVKRGDQASIIGGVVDYISELQQVLQSLEAKKQRKAYSEVLISSPRPSSSSVLSPRPSPPVLSPRKPPLSPRPLMNLPISPRTPQPTSPYKPKNMHQSSNYVSATPSPTSSRSPSIENSVLGNSNELVANSKSAIAEVEVKFSGANVLLKTVSPRIPGQALRIVSALEDLSLEILHISIGPVDEHTMVNSFTIKIGVECQLSAEELAHQIQQTFC, from the exons ATGCCCCCATCTCAGTCCTTTTCCTCGTTTCCCTCACATCCCTTTCCTACTTTGTCTTACCTAATCTTCCCTCAGCCCGACCCTCTCTCAAAGTCTCAGCAAACAACATTCTCTTCGGAAACAAGCAAAACCAGCAAGTGGTTCTCACTTCTCACttccacagagagagacagagagagagagtcagggATAATGTTATGCGGCAGCATGTTCTTTGAAGATCAAGAATTCGCCGACCCTACCTTCGGAGGACGCGCCGGCGATGATCTCTTCAGTATCTTGGAGAGCTTGGACGCCGAGTTCCCCCTGGCGGCGATtactcctcttcctcctcctcttcctgcATTGGACGAGATGGCTGTCTTTGGCTCGAAAGAGTGTGACGAAGCTTCTTCGCCTAAGAACAAGAGACAGAAGGTCACGAACGGCAGTGGTTCTTGCTCGGACTACTACAAGAACCAGCAAGACGGTCAGCAGCAGAACCGGATGTGCCACATCGCCGTGGAGCGTAATCGCCGGAAGCAAATGAACGAGCACTTGTCTGTTTTGCGGTCGTTAATGCCTTGCTTCTACGTCAAACGA GGAGACCAAGCGTCCATCATTGGAGGTGTGGTGGACTACATAAGCGAGCTCCAACAAGTGCTTCAATCGCTCGAAGCCAAGAAGCAAAGAAAAGCATACAGCGAAGTCCTGATCAGCAGCCCAAGGCCATCCTCGTCCTCGGTATTGAGCCCGAGGCCTTCGCCGCCAGTGCTCAGCCCCCGAAAGCCGCCGCTCAGCCCTAGGCCACTCATGAATTTGCCCATAAGCCCTCGGACCCCACAACCCACCAGCCCTTACAAGCCCAAGAACATGCACCAGAGCAGCAATTACGTCTCTGCCACTCCGTCGCCAACTTCATCCAGGTCCCCATCCATCGAGAACAGCGTCCTCGGCAACAGCAACGAGCTTGTGGCCAACTCGAAATCCGCCATTGCTGAGGTGGAAGTGAAGTTCTCGGGGGCGAATGTCCTGTTGAAAACGGTGTCTCCTAGGATTCCTGGACAGGCACTGAGGATAGTGTCGGCCCTGGAGGACCTGTCCCTGGAGATCCTCCACATAAGCATCGGCCCTGTTGATGAGCACACCATGGTTAATTCCTTCACCATCAAG ATTGGAGTCGAATGCCAACTTAGCGCAGAGGAGCTCGCTCACCAGATACAGCAAACCTTCTGCTAA